The proteins below are encoded in one region of Sporosarcina sp. FSL K6-1508:
- a CDS encoding ATP-grasp domain-containing protein has translation MKGYVYYSKAESVRNRAFIDDLIIESEKLGIELHLLVEDEKPNSDADFILFRGRDTTRAAKFESEGFRLFNRAEVNRIANDKLRTFELATLLGVPAVLTSRIRSIEEIASYPCVLKTVDGHGGNEVFLCNSAADAELFFTKFPDRKLIVQPFIESSARDIRVFMVGNEVVGAVKRTGNGSFKSNYTLGGSVEKYILSSWQKKDAKTISKAIKSDYVGIDFLLLPDGRWLLNEIEDPVGARSLYTTHEFSVAEKLMGYIEEKISVE, from the coding sequence TTGAAGGGTTATGTTTATTATTCAAAAGCTGAATCAGTTAGGAATCGGGCGTTTATTGATGATTTGATAATCGAATCCGAAAAACTTGGCATTGAACTGCATTTGCTGGTTGAAGATGAAAAACCAAACTCAGATGCAGATTTCATTCTTTTCCGAGGCCGTGATACTACTCGAGCTGCCAAGTTTGAGTCGGAAGGTTTCCGGTTATTCAATCGGGCTGAAGTGAACCGAATTGCAAATGACAAATTGCGGACATTTGAATTGGCTACCCTGCTCGGAGTTCCAGCAGTGCTTACAAGTAGGATTCGTTCTATCGAAGAAATTGCTTCATATCCTTGTGTGTTGAAAACGGTCGACGGCCATGGCGGGAACGAAGTTTTTCTTTGTAATTCAGCTGCGGATGCAGAGCTATTTTTCACCAAATTCCCTGACCGAAAACTAATTGTCCAACCCTTCATCGAGTCCAGCGCCCGAGATATACGTGTATTTATGGTTGGTAATGAAGTTGTCGGAGCCGTGAAACGCACTGGAAATGGGTCATTCAAATCAAACTACACGCTTGGTGGCTCCGTCGAAAAATACATACTTTCTAGCTGGCAAAAAAAAGATGCAAAAACTATTTCCAAAGCAATAAAAAGCGATTATGTTGGGATTGATTTTTTGTTGTTGCCAGATGGGAGATGGCTGTTGAATGAGATCGAGGATCCTGTAGGGGCTAGGTCGCTGTATACGACGCATGAGTTTTCAGTGGCTGAGAAATTGATGGGGTATATCGAGGAGAAGATTTCCGTAGAATAG
- a CDS encoding ATP-grasp domain-containing protein, whose amino-acid sequence MQSCWVIYNGSLTSDKFKDQAELMKEAAERAGVRAQLKKNYEVMMNLDTNLGKRPDFVVFLDKDILLATFLKNAGIPVFNDPDVIETCDNKAKQYLELSKQGIPMPETIIAPKVYPNFTIKDSGYYEQVLEQLELPMIIKEGHGSFGMKVYLIETEEQFYEKTDELRGIDYVFQKFIATSRGRDIRVNIVGDEIVAAMYRHSETDFRANITNGGVATVIDLTDQQKSLAIQAAHAVGAEFAGVDLLFGDNEEPLVCEVNAAAHIRNIYNVTGINVADAMIAYILRKLG is encoded by the coding sequence ATGCAAAGTTGTTGGGTTATATATAATGGAAGTTTAACAAGCGATAAATTCAAAGATCAGGCTGAACTGATGAAAGAGGCGGCAGAACGCGCTGGTGTACGTGCTCAACTTAAGAAAAATTATGAAGTGATGATGAATTTAGATACAAATTTGGGTAAACGTCCGGATTTTGTTGTCTTTCTTGATAAAGATATTCTTCTTGCAACTTTCTTGAAGAATGCTGGTATCCCTGTTTTCAATGACCCAGATGTTATCGAAACATGCGATAACAAAGCGAAACAATATCTCGAACTTTCAAAACAGGGAATTCCGATGCCTGAAACAATTATTGCACCAAAAGTGTACCCGAATTTTACAATCAAAGATTCAGGCTACTATGAACAAGTGCTGGAACAACTTGAATTGCCTATGATTATTAAAGAAGGACACGGATCATTCGGCATGAAAGTATATTTGATTGAAACAGAAGAGCAGTTCTATGAAAAGACGGACGAATTACGCGGCATCGATTATGTGTTCCAGAAATTCATTGCGACAAGCAGAGGTCGTGATATTCGGGTCAACATCGTGGGGGATGAGATTGTAGCAGCAATGTACCGTCACTCTGAAACTGATTTCCGGGCGAATATTACGAATGGCGGGGTTGCAACAGTAATCGACCTAACAGACCAACAGAAATCGTTAGCAATACAAGCTGCCCACGCAGTCGGAGCGGAGTTTGCCGGTGTCGACCTACTATTTGGTGACAATGAGGAACCGCTCGTTTGTGAAGTCAATGCAGCCGCCCACATCCGTAATATTTACAATGTCACGGGGATAAATGTTGCGGATGCGATGATCGCTTATATTTTGAGGAAGCTAGGTTGA
- a CDS encoding bifunctional folylpolyglutamate synthase/dihydrofolate synthase yields MIPKMNVYKERWGIVSDDTIKPGLDAMQEALIKVGNPEKKLQIIHVAGTNGKGSTIAFMESILKEHRLSTGVFSSPAIIDIHDQIRINGEAITEAELDKSFETMKEAGLSGLLTDFELLTVAAFVTFERLAPDYVLLETGMGGLLDSTNVVIPLVSVITSIALDHTAFLGTTTAQVAKHKAGIIKKGIPTVIGTLPEEALQVVRKISNRQMSPLYIYGEQFSMQDDVFNGIETFQLAGRRMRGPHQGMNAAVAIQSLLTTGIQLTEKGVSDAVASTQLAHRFQEISPDVFIDGAHNPAAAKVLAETIRTEFPGEKVDFVIGMLKGKDIERTLDELIPVAASFTFLTFPHPQAATGEQLMEYCNHKEKRVTMIGNDTIILVEGRRRKKIVTGSLYLLSNLIDYK; encoded by the coding sequence TTGATTCCAAAAATGAATGTATATAAAGAACGATGGGGAATTGTCAGTGACGATACGATTAAACCCGGTTTAGATGCGATGCAAGAAGCGTTAATTAAGGTTGGAAACCCGGAAAAAAAGTTACAGATTATCCATGTTGCGGGCACTAACGGAAAAGGATCTACCATAGCGTTTATGGAATCCATTTTAAAAGAGCATAGGTTGTCGACAGGTGTTTTTTCGTCACCTGCAATTATCGACATACATGACCAGATACGCATTAATGGCGAAGCAATCACGGAAGCCGAATTAGATAAATCATTTGAGACGATGAAAGAAGCGGGATTGAGCGGGTTACTGACGGATTTTGAATTGCTGACTGTTGCCGCTTTCGTAACGTTTGAAAGGCTTGCTCCAGATTATGTATTACTGGAAACAGGTATGGGCGGTTTGTTGGACAGCACGAATGTCGTGATCCCGCTTGTTTCGGTGATTACCTCGATTGCACTTGATCATACTGCGTTTCTCGGAACGACAACCGCGCAAGTGGCTAAACATAAAGCAGGCATTATTAAAAAAGGGATTCCGACCGTAATTGGAACATTACCTGAAGAAGCACTGCAAGTTGTCCGAAAGATTTCAAATCGGCAAATGAGTCCGCTTTACATTTACGGCGAGCAGTTTAGCATGCAGGATGACGTGTTTAATGGGATTGAAACATTCCAGTTGGCTGGGCGAAGGATGAGAGGACCCCACCAAGGTATGAATGCGGCGGTTGCGATTCAATCACTTCTTACGACGGGCATTCAGCTTACCGAAAAAGGAGTATCTGATGCAGTGGCATCTACACAACTCGCGCATCGTTTTCAAGAGATTTCACCTGACGTTTTCATAGACGGTGCTCATAACCCGGCTGCTGCAAAAGTACTTGCAGAGACAATACGAACTGAATTTCCTGGTGAGAAAGTGGACTTTGTCATAGGAATGCTAAAGGGAAAAGATATTGAGAGAACACTGGATGAACTTATACCAGTGGCGGCTTCTTTTACTTTTCTGACATTTCCTCACCCCCAAGCGGCAACAGGGGAGCAATTGATGGAATATTGTAACCATAAAGAAAAAAGAGTGACAATGATTGGAAATGATACTATAATACTAGTTGAAGGACGAAGGAGGAAGAAAATAGTCACGGGTTCACTGTATTTATTAAGTAACCTAATAGACTATAAGTAA
- a CDS encoding sensor domain-containing diguanylate cyclase, giving the protein MQVANRSTIRYFILWLFTVPPGLVYVFLNYSPGQVNWMYVATFMLFGFLTFYYPILRNGKPVFLVLWVTVPAFLIYGVFIEMIVMQVSIFAVILSFPSKRSMIQRFFINSMLFFVLSIIAAGGFYIAGGEIGSIDFWPVIIAVLCYQFIHTVFNDVLLYLYTMYEKLKLPFFSKDQLVDYALIFVVLPLSLTFYYLLQFIGAGAFLLLGIPFFFISLVIRLYNTSENINANLQQAGDIGHRLSDLMTENAVIDQFVKEVSDMFDAEYTYLFDHQDGWLELLRSYEHEQFINIDFSLLSVGQGIAGVVLEQNKPLIYTEKKEWESISKNYSPEKMQSVLCVPISRNQKIEAILFLASDRKSSFDEYQLKILDLLCSYFTVSVEKARYMEEAVTKNDRCALTGLYNYRYLEEQLMYEMDRLENEAITNLSVVMLDIDHFKQVNDTYGHQSGNDILQMFGKILEAALPKGGTVGRYGGEEFVYILPEMSKAEALEFAETLRIAIGGYEFSIVPDLVEEKHPLIVNITSSIGVSSAPADTDEAMTLLRNADRALYLGAKQAGRNRVAEYVK; this is encoded by the coding sequence ATGCAGGTTGCAAATAGGTCCACTATACGATATTTTATTTTATGGTTATTTACTGTTCCACCGGGATTAGTGTATGTTTTCTTGAACTATTCACCAGGACAAGTGAATTGGATGTACGTAGCAACTTTTATGCTATTCGGTTTCCTTACGTTCTATTATCCGATATTGAGGAATGGCAAGCCAGTATTCTTGGTTCTATGGGTGACAGTGCCTGCCTTTTTAATATATGGGGTCTTCATTGAAATGATTGTCATGCAGGTTTCAATTTTCGCCGTCATATTGTCGTTTCCGAGTAAGCGGTCAATGATACAACGTTTTTTCATTAATTCTATGCTATTTTTCGTTTTATCAATTATTGCTGCTGGAGGTTTTTATATTGCAGGCGGAGAAATTGGTTCAATCGATTTTTGGCCTGTTATTATTGCAGTATTATGCTATCAATTCATCCATACAGTATTCAATGATGTGCTGTTATATTTGTATACGATGTACGAAAAGCTTAAGTTGCCATTCTTTTCAAAAGATCAGTTAGTTGATTATGCGCTGATTTTTGTTGTTCTTCCTTTGTCCCTGACGTTTTATTATTTGTTGCAATTTATCGGAGCAGGTGCATTTTTGTTACTTGGGATTCCTTTTTTCTTTATTTCATTAGTTATCCGCCTTTATAATACCTCGGAAAATATAAATGCTAATTTACAGCAAGCGGGTGATATCGGACACAGGCTTTCAGACTTAATGACGGAAAATGCAGTGATTGACCAATTTGTTAAGGAAGTGTCGGACATGTTCGATGCAGAATATACGTATCTATTCGACCATCAGGATGGCTGGCTTGAACTTCTTCGTTCTTATGAACATGAACAATTCATTAATATCGATTTTTCTCTTTTATCAGTTGGACAAGGGATTGCGGGTGTGGTTCTTGAACAGAATAAGCCTCTTATCTATACGGAAAAGAAAGAGTGGGAATCAATATCAAAAAATTATTCGCCCGAAAAAATGCAAAGTGTACTTTGTGTCCCTATTTCACGTAACCAGAAGATTGAAGCGATTCTGTTCTTGGCTTCAGACAGGAAATCGTCCTTTGATGAATACCAATTGAAAATCTTAGATTTACTGTGTTCCTATTTCACTGTGTCGGTGGAAAAAGCGCGATATATGGAGGAAGCGGTTACGAAGAATGATCGCTGCGCGTTGACGGGTCTTTATAATTATAGGTATCTTGAGGAGCAGTTAATGTATGAAATGGACAGGCTGGAAAATGAAGCGATAACCAATCTTTCAGTCGTTATGCTTGATATTGATCATTTTAAACAAGTAAACGACACATATGGTCATCAAAGCGGGAATGACATCCTCCAAATGTTTGGGAAAATACTCGAGGCTGCGCTACCTAAGGGTGGGACTGTAGGCCGCTATGGAGGAGAGGAGTTTGTGTACATTTTGCCGGAGATGTCTAAAGCAGAAGCGCTTGAATTTGCAGAAACTCTTCGAATTGCGATCGGTGGGTATGAGTTTAGTATCGTTCCCGATTTAGTTGAGGAGAAGCATCCGCTTATTGTCAATATAACGTCCAGTATTGGAGTCTCGTCTGCACCAGCAGATACAGATGAAGCGATGACACTTTTGCGTAACGCAGATCGTGCACTTTATTTAGGGGCAAAACAGGCTGGACGAAACAGGGTTGCTGAGTATGTGAAGTGA